From the Lolium rigidum isolate FL_2022 chromosome 2, APGP_CSIRO_Lrig_0.1, whole genome shotgun sequence genome, one window contains:
- the LOC124689219 gene encoding uncharacterized protein LOC124689219, which translates to MLRERSAEAFAAAAAEEVGARLYVADFFARAFALAGDVEAFANALVHNHSSTLDSTNPILKKSKINDIRGLQNLAKSLSGQRSVQAQSAEYTNFHREPYFTSVAMIFQFFSCLVP; encoded by the exons ATGCTACGGGAGCGTTCGGCCGAGGCGTTCGCTGCGGCCGCGGCTGAGGAGGTCGGGGCGAGGCTCTACGTCGCCGATTTCTTCGCGCGCGCCTTCGCCCTCGCGGGTGATGTCGAG GCTTTTGCAAATGCTCTTGTTCACAATCATTCCAGCACCTTGGACTCCACTAATCCAATTCTGAAGAAGAGCAAGATCAATGATATAAGAGGACTCCAAAACTTGGCCAAGTCATTATCTGGACAGCGTTCTG TTCAGGCACAATCTGCTGAATACACAAATTTCCACCGCGAGCCTTATTTCACGAGCGTGGCCATGATTTTTCAATTCTTCAGCTGTCTAGTGCCTTGA